One region of Eriocheir sinensis breed Jianghai 21 chromosome 36, ASM2467909v1, whole genome shotgun sequence genomic DNA includes:
- the LOC127007757 gene encoding beta-catenin-like protein 1 produces MDVGELLSFKPEMAVKRGPEEEEEERERPGRKRSRLEMRGLGGHTGLPPPPNHHHHHHQLPVPSAKTRQIVEEKLQQLDEQEDPEEADGPMDEVKLKKMILSFEKRVLKNQELRIKFPDDPRKFMESEIELNEAVEELHVVATVPELYPALVELGTVKTLLSLLSHDNTDISIAVVDLLQEMTEVEEQEEDESGGAEALVEALLDGQVVTILVHNLQRMDETHKAEADGVHNSLGIIENLAEVRPEMCTEAGPGGLLAWLLKRLRAKLPFDANKLYASEILAICIQNSEENRRLLGEIDGIDVLLQQLAVFKRHDPATSEEQEMMENLFDTLCACLMLNNNRELFLKGEGLQLMNLMLREKKLSRNGALRVLDHALTGPEGADNCNKFVEILGLRTIFPLFMKTPGKHGKKGLTKDQHEEHVISIIVSLLRNCRPNQRTRLLNKFTENDHEKVDRLLELHFKYLEKVLATNYALEEQAKAENLSEDEQYLRRLDGGLFTLQLVDHIMLDVCSTGPPSIKRRVLKILNLRNASVKTIKNIMREYASNLGDTGGSETQAEEQDRILDLLDKFQNT; encoded by the exons ATGGACGTCGGGGAGCTGCTGTCCTTCAAG CCGGAGATGGCGGTGAAGCGcgggccagaggaggaggaggaggagcgggagcgTCCGGGCAGGAAGAGGAGTCGCCTGGAGATGAGGGGGCTGGGGGGCCACACGGGGCTGCCTCCGCCaccgaaccaccaccaccaccaccaccagctgccaGTGCCCTCAGCTAAGACACGCCAGATTGTGGAGGAGAAGCTGCAGCAACTTGATGAGCAGGAGGACCCCGaagaa GCGGACGGCCCAATGGATGAGGTCAAGCTGAAGAAGATGATCCTCAGCTTTGAGAAGAGAGTGCTCAAGAACCAGGAGCTGAGAATCAAGTTCCCGGATGACCCACGGAA GTTCATGGAGTCGGAGATCGAACTGAACGAGGCGGTGGAGGAGCTGCATGTTGTGGCCACCGTGCCGGAGCTCTACCCGGCGCTGGTGGAGCTCGGCACTGTCAAGACgctgctctccctcctctcccacgaCAACACCGACATATCCATCGCCGTGGTGGATTTGCTGCAG GAGAtgacggaggtggaggagcaggaggaggacgagagcgGGGGAGCGGAGGCGTTGGTGGAGGCCCTGCTGGACGGTCAGGTGGTCACTATCCTGGTCCACAACCTCCAGCGGATGGACGAGACACACAAGGCGGAGGCGGATGGGGTTCACAACTCTTtag GCATTATCGAGAACCTGGCGGAGGTGCGACCGGAGATGTGCACGGAGGCGGGTCCTGGTGGTCTGCTGGCGTGGCTCCTCAAGCGCCTCCGTGCCAAGCTGCCCTTCGACGCCAACAAGCTCTACGCCTCGGAGATCCTCGCTATTTGCATCCAGAACAGCGAGGAGAACCGCCGCCTCCTCGGGGAGATTGACGGGATTGATGTCCTTCTGCAGCAGCTGGCC GTGTTCAAGCGTCACGACCCGGCTACCAGTGAGGAGCAGGAGATGATGGAGAACCTGTTTGACACCCTCTGTGCCTGCCTCATGCTCAACAACAACAGGGAGCTCTTCCTTAAGGGCGAGGGGCTGCAGCTCATGAACCTTATGCTgag AGAGAAGAAGCTGTCCCGGAACGGAGCGCTGAGGGTGCTGGACCACGCACTGACAGGACCTGAGGGCGCGGACAACTGCAACAAGTTCGTGGAGATCCTGGGCCTGCGCACCATCTTCCCGCTGTTCATGAAGACCCCGGGGAAGCACGGCAAGAAGGGCCTCACTAAGGATCAG CACGAGGAGCACGTCATCTCCATCATCGTGTCGCTGCTCCGTAACTGCCGGCCCAACCAGAGGACGCGACTGCTCAACAAGTTCACGGAGAATGACCACGAGAAGGTCGACCGCCTGCTGGAGCTCCACTTCAAGTACCTGGAGAAGGTCCTCGCCACTAACTACGCTCTGGAGGAACAGGCCAAg GCAGAGAACCTTAGCGAGGACGAGCAGTACCTTCGGCGTCTAGATGGTGGCTTGTTCACGCTGCAGCTGGTGGACCACATCATGCTGGACGTGTGCTCTACGGGGCCGCCCTCCATCAAGCGGCGCGTGCTCAAGATCCTCAACCTGCGCAACGCCTCCGTCAAGACCATCAAGAACATCATGAGAG
- the LOC127007759 gene encoding adrenodoxin-like protein 1, mitochondrial — MARSLAVRGAGLCVAALTRGRLPARTYAILPRPQRRLVQRCLTTTPGLQTGEYEWQDPKSEEEVVNITFIDRSGKKIPVRGKIGDNVMYLAHRYDIELEGACEASLACSTCHVYVDKDYTDCLSEPVEEEEDMLDLAVFLKDNSRLGCQIILTKELDGMTLTLPKATRNFYVDGHVPKPH, encoded by the exons ATGGCGCGCTCCCTGGCCGTGCGGGGCGCCGGGCTGTGTGTGGCGGCCCTCACGCGCGGTCGCCTTCCCGCCAGGACCTACGCCATCCTGCCGCGGCCGCAGAGGAGGCTGGTGCAGCGCTGCCTCACGACCACGCCAG GTCTTCAGACTGGCGAGTACGAATGGCAGGACCCCAAGTCagaggaggaagt CGTCAACATAACCTTCATCGACCGCAGCGGCAAAAAGATCCCCGTTCGCGGCAAGATTGGGGACAACGTGATGTACTTGGCCCACCGCTACGACATTGAGCTGGAAG GTGCGTGCGAGGCCTCCCTGGCGTGCAGCACTTGTCACGTGTATGTGGATAAAGACTACACTGATTGCCTGTCCGagcctgtggaggaggaggaggacatgctgGACCTCGCTGTCTTCCTCAAGGACAATTCCAGACTGG GCTGCCAGATCATCCTCACCAAAGAGCTTGATGGCATGACCCTCACACTGCCTAAGGCCACGCGGAACTTCTACGTCGACGGCCACGTACCCAAGCCCCACTGA